Below is a window of Chryseobacterium arthrosphaerae DNA.
AAATCAGGCTGATGCTGTAAATATTGAAATTGCTGTAGTTTATTTTATCTTCAGCTTTTGCTGTTTTAATAGAATCGGCAGTTGGTTTTGCTGTATTCTCCACTGCTTTCTTTTCTTCTTTCTTACAACTGACAATGGCCAGTGGAAGAGATAAAAGCACCAGGGCTGTTTTGATCTTCATACGCATTCTTTGCATAATTGTTATTTTGAGTTATAATTGGTAATAAGGTTCTGAGAAATATTTGCTGGGTTTAATATAGGCTGTTTTTCTGTCGGCATCAATGATCCAGATAAACCTCCGAAGCATATCTGCTCCAAAATAGCTGGTTTTCTGTGTTTTGAGCTCTCCTGCGAAAAAACCTACAGAAGGATTTTTAAACACAGTATTTCCCAGTTTAAAAAAAGGAAGTACGGCCTGCTTTGTAATCAGGCTTTGTCCTTTAGAATTTTTCAGTGTTTTTTCACCTGTTACTTTCAGTTTTTTATCCAGTTCTTTTTCCTCCGCAAAGCTGTTACTGTAAAGAAGGCCACCTGAATAACCGGACTGAAGTAAGAAGTATTCTTCCTGCTGGTGCTTTCCATCAACAACATTATCACCGGAAATATAAAAAAAGTCATGATCTGCAAAAATCTGAAGAGGCTGGAATTCCTTTACATCAGGCTGCTGGTCATAAATAACAAACTGATTATTGTCGTAATCTATTTTAAAGGCTTTTCCCTGGAAAAGGCCGGTTCCGATCTTTCCATCCGCTTCATGTCCTGTAAGCTCATTATCAAAAAAACGGACGTTTTGCAGCGTAAGATTGCCGATTTCTACGGTATTGCCATCACTGACTTCTTCTTTGTTGAAAACGATATGATCCGCTTTCCGCTGTCTTTGAGGAGAGATAGAGCAGTCCTTCATGGCAATCTGGAACATAAGATCCAGGGAATCTTTTTTGTTGACCAGGGTCTTTACAATGATATTGTTATGTCTGGTGATCCGGAAAGGAATGGTATGCTGCGCTTTTATACCAAAGCATCCGGCAGTGATAAGCAAAAAGAGCGTTGTTTTTTTGAGCATTATAGTGATTAGTGTTTAAACCTTAAAATTACCTATTATCTTTGGAAAAGCAAATAATAAAAGTGAAATGGTTGAAAAATTGCTACAAAGCGGAATCCGTTGGGAAAAGAAAGAATTCAGACGGAATGAGTTCCTGAAGATCTCCGGCAGTACAGACACTTCTATCTATTTTATTGAAAGCGGCAGTATCCGGATTTTTATAATGGATGAAAATGAAGAGAGAATCATCCGTTTCGGATACACCGGTAATATCATTGTCAGTATGGATTCCTTTTTATCAGGAAAACCATCGGATTTTTATATTCAGGCGATTAAAAAAACATCAGTTAAAGTTGCTTCAAAAAAGGATTTTTATGAGTTCATACAGTCGGATGAAGCACATATGAAATTCTGGATGCATATTCTGGAAGATCTTGTGCTCCAGCAGCTGGAAAGGGAAAAGGACCTGCTTACCAGTGCTCCCGGAGAACGTTTTGAAAGAGTTTTAAAGCGGAGTCCGAAGCTGTTTCAGGAAGTTCCCAATAAATATATCGCCAATTATCTGAGAATGTCACCGGAAACCTTATCAAGGCTTAAAAAATCTTGAGTTCAGTCAATATTTAAGAACAGACAGATCCGGAAATTTGTATAAAAGAATAAAAATGAAATTTTCAACCTCAGAATTATTGGATGAATTAAAAAACAGGACACAGCAGCATTTACACTTTGCTGAAATGTTGTCTGTAAAGCCGGAAGGTGATCTTAATTTCAGACTTTCAGAAGACAGCTGGAGTGCATTGGAATGCCTGGAGCACCTCAATCGGTATGGAGATTTTTATATCCCTGAGATCAAACACAATATTAATTCAGCCGGGAAACCTTCACGACCTTATTTTAAACCGGGGATTCTTGGGAACTATTTTGCCAAAAGCATGCTTCCCAAAGAGAAACTGAATCCAATGAAAACGCTTAAACAAATGAATCCTATTTACAGTCGTTTGGATAAAACCGTAATTGATACATTCACAGAGCAGCAGAAAAAATTACTTCAATTATTAGAAGACGCACAGTATGTTGACCTGGAAAAGACAAAAACAGCGATCAGTATTTCAAAGCTGATCAGACTGAAGCTGGGGGATACTTTCCGGTTTGTTATTTATCATAATGAAAGGCATATTGAACAGATAAAAAGAATTTTAGTACATAAAAAAGAAGAGAAAATCTCCCAAAAAGCTTAATTTTAAGCTAATGGAATTTATATCTCAAAAAACAATACAAACCCCGCTGGGTGAAATGATCGCCTGTGCTGTAGATCAGGGAATCTGCCTGCTTGAATTCACAGACCGGAAGAATATTGAAAAACAGTTAAAGTCATTATCAAAAGCTTTGAAAGCTGACATTGCGGAAAAAGAACATCCTCATTTCAGGCAGCTGGAAGCAGAGCTGAAAGAATACTTTGAAGGAAAAAGAAGTCATTTCGAAGTTCCGCTGTTTACAACGGGAACAGAATTTCAGGAGAAAGTATGGCAGCTTCTGCGTGAAATTCCGATGGGTGAGATAAGGACCTATAAACAGCAGTCAGAATTCCTGGGCAACCCGAAAGCGATCCGTGCGGTAGGAACGGCTAACGGAATCAATAAAATTGCCATCCTGATTCCCTGTCACCGTGTAATTGGTTCCAACGGAGAACTGGTAGGCTATGCCGGCGGGATCTGGAGAAAACAAAAACTGCTGGAACTGGAAAAGGCGATTTTGTTTTGAACCTGAACTTTACTTTCAAAGAGTAATAAAAAATAGATGTTCATTTTTCGGTTGTATGACATCTGTTAATCCTTCTACTTTTGAATAAAAAAATATGATCAGTTTTAAACAGTTACATTATGGTGAAGAGCCATTACTTTTGGGTAATGTATGGAATGTTGAAAGTGCAGGAGTATACGAAAAGCTGGGCTATAAAGCACTGGCAACTTCAAGCTCGGCGGTGGCACTTAGCTTAGGATACGAGGACGGAGAACAGATATCTTTCGAAGAATATTTTTATATCATTAAGAGGATAAAAGCTTCTGTATCAATTCCTTTATCAGTAGATCTGGAAGCAGGATATGGTCTTGAAAATGATACCATCGTATCCAATATTCTGAAACTTTTAGAAATAGGAGTATCAGGAATTAATATTGAAGATACTTATGTTATTGAAGGAGAAAGAAAATTGACAGAAAAAAATATCTTCTGCGAAAGACTGAAAGACATTTTTATCAAATTAGGTGAAAACAGAGACAAAATTTTTATCAATGTACGGACAGATCCTTTTTTACTGAATATGGAGAATGCACTGGAAGAAACCCTGGAGAGAATTAAACTCTTTGAAGAACTTAAGGCTGATGGTGTTTTCGTTCCCGGAGTGATTTCTGAAAATGATATCAGAACAATTGCAGCATCTACGGGTCTTCCTGTGAATGTGATGGGACTTCCTGATTTACCGGATTTTGACACGCTTAAAAAATTGGGGGTCAAAAGAATTACTTCAGGTGCTTTTGTGTACAGACAAATTTATAAAGAGCTGGAAAAAACAGTTCAGAAGATTACAGATGAGAGAAGCTTTTCTACCCTTTTTATTTAATTATGAAACTCACAGGAAAAATAATGTACGAAGCATCTTATACCAAAGATGTTTCCTTTGAAGGAATATTCTGGATGGGAGTGAAGACTACAGGAATATTCTGCAGACCGACCTGTACAGCAAGGAAACCTAAATTTGAAAATGTAGAGTTTTTCTTCAGTACCAAAGATGCAATGCTAAAAGGTTACCGGCCCTGTAAAGTATGCAGGCCTTTGGAAAACCTCAATGCAACACCGCAATATATCAAAGAACTGCTTAAAGAAATTGCAGAGGATCCCACCTTGAAATTTAAAGATTATGACCTTGTCAAAAGAGGGCTGGAGCCGGCGACTGTCCGCAGATGGTTTTTGAAACATCATGGACTAACGTTTCATGCTTTTCAGAGAATGTCAAAGCTTAATACAGCATTTAAAAAACTACAGCAGGGAGCATCAGTTACTGACGTTGCATTTGATACAGGTTATGAAAGTCTCAGTGGTTTTAATGACAGCTTTAAAAATATCTTTGGAGTGTCGCCTAAGAATAATACGATGGAGAAAATTATTGATCTGAAGAGAATTGAAACAATGCTGGGAACGATGATAGCCTGTGCCGATGAAAATGGAATCTGCCTTCTCGAGTTTTCTGACAGAAAAGCGCTTCCCACAGAACTGAAGAGTATTGCGGAATATTGTAAAGCGAATATCATACAAGGTGAAAATCCCCATTTTCATACCCTGGAAAAACAGCTTTCCGAATATTTTGAAGGAAAAAGAACCAAATTTACAGTGCCCCTTTCCCTGGTAGGAACAGCTTTTCAGAAGGAGGTATGGAATATTCTGCAGGAGATTCCCTATGGTGCAACCAGGAGCTACCGGGAACAGGCTGATATCCTGGGAAATCCTAAATCAGTAAGAGCGGTGGCAAATGCGAATGGTCTGAATAAAATATCTATTCTCATACCTTGTCATCGCGTGGTAGGAAGTAATGGACAGTTGACCGGATATGGGGGAGGGATCTGGAGAAAACAAAAACTGCTGGAACTGGAAAAGGCGATTTTGTTTTAATACCTTTATTTTCAATAGATTTTAACTTGTTTTAACAGGAACTTTTAAAGCGATACTGTTATAGAATTATATCGGTAAAACAAAAATTATTGAAGCCGGAGAAAGCTATTTTATTTTGATTTTTGTAATTTTAAACAAAAATTTACACGTGAAAAAGTTATTAGCAGCAGTTTGCATTTCAGTTTCAGCATTCAGTTTTGCACAGGACTATTCAGTACCGGCAGCAAGTCCGCGTCAGAAGGTAGAGCAGCAGTTTTCAATGTCCAAGATCACGATCGACTACGGAAGACCGGGAGTGAAAGGACGTAAGATCTTCGGAGAATTGGTTCCTTATGGTCAGGTTTGGAGAGCAGGAGCAAACTCCTCTACAAAAATTACATTCGGACAGGCCGTTAATTTCGGAGGAAAAACAGTTCCTGCAGGTACCTACGGACTATTCATCGTTCCTACAGAAAAAGAATGGAAAGTGATCCTGAATAAAGACTTCCAGCAATGGGGCGCTTATACCTATGATCCTAAGCAGGATGTAGTAGACGTTACCGTACCGGTGAACAAACTGGCAGACAAGCAGGAGTGGTTTGAAATTACCCTGAATCCTACAGACGAAAACTCTGGAAATCTTGTGATCAAGTGGGATATGGCTCAGGCTGAGGTTCCGTTGAAGCCATCCAAACTGGATACCGTGATCAAGATTTCTGATAAACTGAAAGAAATCAAGAAAATAGAATCAGATTCCACTAAAAAAAGCTAGCATGAATTTTTCTGTTCAGACTGTTTTAGAGAATGAAGAATATCAATTAATCCCCTTACAGCAAGGGGATTTTGAGTCTTTATATGAAGTAGCCTCCGATCCAAAGGTTTGGGAACAGCATCCCAACAAAGACCGGTACAAAAGGGAAGTGTTTGAAAGCTTTTTCAGAGGAGCTATGGAGAGTAAGGGAGCTTTTAAAATTGTAGAGAAAGCTACAGGAGATGTATTGGGAAGCAGCCGCTATTATAATTTTGATGAAGCAGATCATCATATTTTCATCGGCTATACTTTTTACGGCACGAAATCCTGGGGAAAAGGCATCAATCCACAGATCAAAAAGCTGATGCTGGATTATATCTTCCAGTTTGTAGATAAGGTACATTTTCATATCGGGAAAGAGAACTTCCGCTCACAAACCGCTTTGGAAAGATTGGGAGGCATCAGGATTGCAGAAGAGGAGGTGGCTTATTTTGCCGAACCTACCCGTACTAATTTTGTATACGAAATCAAAAAAGAAAATTGGATATGAAAAAATATAAGATCCAGCAATCGCCGTTTGTAGTGCCTACTACGGATGGAAAGCTTATTGAGGAACATTGGGGAAATTCTACAGGCAATTCCAATGTTTCCATTGCTCATATGGTGGCACCTCCGGATTGGAGTGAGCCTCACCAGACCCCTGAGTTTGATGAGTTCACCTACATTATTTCAGGGAAAAAACAGTTTGAAATAGATGGTGAGATCGTTACACTGGAAAAAGGGCAGAGCATCCTGATTGAAAAAGGTGCCAGAATCCGGTACAGCAACCCGTTCTCAGAAGCTTGTGAATACCTTGCGATCTGTCTTCCTGCGTTTTCTATGGAGCTGGTGAACAGGGAAGAGGAAGGAGTAGATTAGTATATAATATAACAATGTACCAATTTTGATATTGGTACATTGTTACACTGAGTTTTATTTCAGTATTTCTTTCAGGAACATCAGCGTATGGTTCCATGCTCTCTTAGCCATCACTTCATTATAATCCGGAGACTTCGGATCGGTGAAGGTATGTTTTGAGTGGGCATACGTGATGATCTGCCAGTCTGCATTTCCGTCATTCATTTCTTTGATCAGGTTGTTGTAATCCTCAGGGGTTACGCCTCTGTCGTCAGCTGGGTTTTCAACCAGGATTTTAGCAGTAAGTTTTTCATTTTTTCTGCTCTGATCTCTGCCCAGGCTTCCGTGAATGGAAACAACGCCTGCAACAGGCAGATTTCCTCTTGCGGATTCCAAAGCACCGGTTCCCCCGAAACAATACCCGATGACCGCTGTCTTATCAGCTATCGCTCCGTTTTTCTTCAGCTGCTCTAATGCCAGCGAAATCCGTTTTTGGTATTCCTGGTAATTCTGTTTGTAATAACCAGAGCTTTTGGCTGCAGATTCATTATCTGCCGGGATCTTGCCTTCGCCATAAATATCGGCAATGAAGGCAATATAACCTTGTTTTTCCAGCTCTATGGCTGCTGTTTTGGCTTCTTCATCAATCCCTTTCCAGGCTGGGAGAATCAGTACTCCCGGAAGTTTTTTTCCTGCATTTGATGTGATCAGGCCGTTCAGTTTCTGTGGGCCGTCCTGATAGGTTACTGTTTTGAGCTTCTGGCTGAAAAGAGTTCCTGAAGCTACCATCAATGTGGTGAGTAAAATGGATCGTATCATATCGTTATTTTGTAATGGTAAGGTGAAATTTTTTTTCTTATATCTATAAGAAATCCTCAACTAAATTACTTAAAATAACTTAATTGAGGATGAAATATATTGTATATAAAATCATTACATTTTTACCCCTAAAACAGTAAGCTCCTGCTCAAGATTGGTATCGAGTGTTACATGAATGGTTGCAAAACCTAACGACCGGGCCATTTCAATATTCTTTGGATTGTCATCAATAAAAACAGATTCACCGGCCTGTATATGGTATCTTTCTAATAGGATGTGCCAGATTGCAGGATCAGGTTTGATGAGTTTTTCTGTGCCCGAAACAACAATTTTACCATCAAAAATCTGGAAAAAATCATAATTTTCCAACGCATAAGGAAACGTTTCTGCAGACCAGTTTGTCAAACCGAATAACTGATAATCCGTATTCTTCAGTTTTCTTAAAACATCTACATTCTGAGGAATGTCACTCTTCAGCATCACCGTCCAGTTATCATAGTAAGCTCTGATCTCTTTTTCCCATTCAGGGAATTTTTTTATCTGAATTTCAGTCCCTTCCGATAGGCTTCTTCCTCTGTCCTGTTCAATATTCCATTCATCCTGAGCGATATTTTCCAGAAAATATTCCATTTTATCGTCATCATTGAAGTAATCTTTAAAGAAATATCTTGGGTTCCAGTCCATTAATACACCACCAAAATCGAATATAATGTTTTTTATTTTCATAATAATTACTATTGCTGTGAATTCCTGTTTTTTTTATTCCGGTCTGTAAAACCGGTACTGCCCATCTTCATAATAAGCATTGATATGCTGCAATCCGTTGGTCAGGATAATTTCCCTGGCTCCGATAATGGAATTATACCTGGCGGTCTGCTCAAATGTTTTTTCGGTTAATTTGATCTGGGGAGCTTTACATTCGATCAGGACTACGGGTTCTGTTTTTTCAGTAATCAGCAGATCAACTCTCTTGGTAAGACCGTTCAGAACGATCTTTTTTTCCGTGATCAGTGCTGAGGTAGAATAGGATTTTACCGTAAGATAATAGTGGACCCAGTGCTGTCTTACCCATTCCTCAGGAGTGAGCAGAAGATAAGTTTTACGAACCAAATCATAAATAAAAAACTTATCTTTGTCTTTCTTGAATTTAAAATCAAAAGTTTCCTGAAAATTCAGTTTTGGAAGTTCCATTAATAAGATGAAAGAATTAGATTTAATCCTCAAAAATATTAAAAATAAAGAAGTTTTACCTATTTATTTTTTTCACGGAGAAGAAGCCTACTTTATTGACCTTGCCGTAAAAGCCCTTGAACACAATTTCCTGGAGGAAGATGAAAAAGCTTTCAACCAAACCGTTACTTACGGAAAAGATACTTCTTATCAGGAAGTGCTTTCTCTGGCAAGACAGTTTCCGATGATGGGTGATAAGCAGGTGATCATTGTGAAGGAGGCCCAGGATCTGAAATTTAATGAAGAGGAAAACAGGATTCTGGAAGCTTATGTAGAAAATCCCGTACCTTCTACTGTACTGGTTTTTGCCCATAAACACAAAAAACTGGACAGCAGAAAAAAAGCGGCCAAGGCCCTGGATAAAGCCAAAGCACTTTTTCTGAGCGAATCGGTAAAGGACGGAAATCTTCCCAAATGGATTGCTGATGAATGTACCAGGCTCAACATCAAAACAGCACCCAATATTTCCCACCTTCTGGCAGAATATCTCGGGAATGACCTTTCAAGAATTGCCAATGAACTGAACAAGCTGAAGATCATCCTTAAAGAAAATGAAGTGCTGGACGGAACGATTATTGAAAATCATATCGGGATCAGTAAAGAATACAATATTTTTGAGCTTCAGAAAGCTTTAGGAACCAAAAATGCCAATGCAGCCTTTAAGATTGCTCATTTTATGGGAAAGAATCCTAAAAACAACCCTTTTGTAATGATGCTTGCAAGCCTTTACAACTATTTTTCTAACGTCATTATTTACCAGACCATGGCAGGGCAGCCTCAGCAGACGATTGCCTCCCAGATGGGCGTTCATCCTTATTTCATCAAAGATTATGCGGAAAGTGCAAGACTGTATCCTTTAAAACATGCGACAAGGGTCATTTCTATTCTAAGGGAGTTTGATATGAAAGGAAAAGGACTGGGAGCTGTGAATATGGGAGAAGCAGAGCTGATCAAAGAACTGGTCTATAAGATCATTAATGTGGATAAGATCAAGATGAAAGTATAGTGAGGAGATGATGGATCTAGACGGAGAGATGATAGATAAGGTACAGATGTTTTTATTGATCAGCTTTAACCCGTATCTGTCTTCCAACCCTTCATTGACAATCCGCATATCTGATATTGACAAGTATCATTAAAATAACTTTAAAAAGACGGTAAAAATTACGAAATTAGCGGTCTTAATTAAATTAAAATCTTTTTTCGAACAAAATAAATTATGGAGCAAAACATTTTAGATTGTGTGATCGTAGGATCCGGGCCTTCTGGTTTCACAGCTGCTATCTATGCAGCAAGAGCAGACTTAAAACCTGAATTGTATACAGGTCTGGAGCCGGGCGGACAATTAACAACCACTACGGAAGTTGATAACTTTCCAGGGTATCCGGCCGGGATTACAGGTCCTGAAATGATGATGGATCTGCAAAAACAGGCAGAAAGATTTGAAACAAAGGTACATTATGAAATGATCACCAAAGCTGAATTCTCTAAAGAAAGAGGCGGTGTTCACAAACTATATGCAGGAAACAAAGAGATTCTTGCCAAAACAGTTATCATCTCTACAGGAGCTACGGCAAAATATCTGGGCCTTGAAGACGAGAAAAAATATGCAGGAGGCGGGGTTTCTGCCTGTGCTACATGTGATGGCTTCTTCTACAGAGGAAAAGACGTGGTAGTAGTAGGTGCAGGTGATACGGCGGCTGAAGAAGCCACTTATCTTGCCAAATTATGTAAGAAAGTTACCATGCTGGTAAGAAAAGATGTTTTCAGAGCTTCAAAAGCAATGATCCACAGAGTGGAAAATACTCCGAATATCGAAGTGAAATTCCACCACGAGCTGATCGGTATTGAAGGTGAAAACAGCCTGGTAGAAAGAGCAGTGATCATCAACAACCAGACTCAGGAAAAATCTACAGTGGATGTGGAAGGGATCTTCATCGCTATCGGTCACAAGCCGAATACGGATATCTTCACAGGCCAGGTAGATCTTGATGAGAACGGCTATATTCTTACAGAAAAAGGATCTTCAAGAACCAATCTTCCGGGAGTATTTGCTGCAGGAGATGTACAGGATCATATCTACAGACAGGCTATTACTGCTGCAGGAAGCGGGTGCATGGCTGCAATGGATGCGGAGAAATACTTAGCTGAATTGCATTAATATTCAGTTTTTAAAAATAATATAAAGCGTGCCTTAGGGTGCGCTTTTCTTTTGGACGTATCGCAGTTCAGTTAGATTTTTATCTTCTTTGTTAAACGCAAAGGCGCAAGTTTTTTTTCTAACTTGATGTATATTTTAAGGCGCAAGAAAATCAGAGATTTTCAGCAAGAGTTTACGTGATTTTTACAACTGTAATCTATGTTTCTATGTTGTTTATTTTTTCAACCGCAGAGACATAGTTTTTTATTTTGTATAAATTATTTGTACTCATGGCAGTTATAAATGGCCTTAATTTTATCGGAGATAAAATCCTTGCGCCTTAAAAAGCATTCTTTTAATATTACTTGCGCCTTTGCGATTAACCAACCCATACATAATATTTAATACAAATATTTCATTGGATTTATAAAACAGGTAATAAAAACATTAATATATTTACAGACTTTTAGACCCTTAAGTTTTTAGAGCGAGATGTATGCTAACAGAACACCTAAACCTTGTGAAAATCTCAGTTTTCACTAAATAAAAACGGATAAAAATGAAAAAAGTAACAGCCATCGGAGGAATCTTCTTCAAGTGTAAAGATCCTGAACAGGTAAACGATTGGTATAAAACCCATTTGGGAGTAGAAACCAGCCCATATGGAACCAAATTCGACTGGAGAGAAACAGACTCCGAAAAAAAGGGATATACCTTATGGAGCCCGTTCAAAGAATCTACCCAGTATTTTGAGCCTTCGGAGAAAGACTTTATGATCAATTACCACGTAGCAAATATTGAAGCACTGGTAGAAGAATTA
It encodes the following:
- a CDS encoding type I restriction enzyme HsdR N-terminal domain-containing protein, with protein sequence MELPKLNFQETFDFKFKKDKDKFFIYDLVRKTYLLLTPEEWVRQHWVHYYLTVKSYSTSALITEKKIVLNGLTKRVDLLITEKTEPVVLIECKAPQIKLTEKTFEQTARYNSIIGAREIILTNGLQHINAYYEDGQYRFYRPE
- a CDS encoding dienelactone hydrolase family protein, with the translated sequence MIRSILLTTLMVASGTLFSQKLKTVTYQDGPQKLNGLITSNAGKKLPGVLILPAWKGIDEEAKTAAIELEKQGYIAFIADIYGEGKIPADNESAAKSSGYYKQNYQEYQKRISLALEQLKKNGAIADKTAVIGYCFGGTGALESARGNLPVAGVVSIHGSLGRDQSRKNEKLTAKILVENPADDRGVTPEDYNNLIKEMNDGNADWQIITYAHSKHTFTDPKSPDYNEVMAKRAWNHTLMFLKEILK
- a CDS encoding Crp/Fnr family transcriptional regulator yields the protein MVEKLLQSGIRWEKKEFRRNEFLKISGSTDTSIYFIESGSIRIFIMDENEERIIRFGYTGNIIVSMDSFLSGKPSDFYIQAIKKTSVKVASKKDFYEFIQSDEAHMKFWMHILEDLVLQQLEREKDLLTSAPGERFERVLKRSPKLFQEVPNKYIANYLRMSPETLSRLKKS
- a CDS encoding methylated-DNA--[protein]-cysteine S-methyltransferase produces the protein MEFISQKTIQTPLGEMIACAVDQGICLLEFTDRKNIEKQLKSLSKALKADIAEKEHPHFRQLEAELKEYFEGKRSHFEVPLFTTGTEFQEKVWQLLREIPMGEIRTYKQQSEFLGNPKAIRAVGTANGINKIAILIPCHRVIGSNGELVGYAGGIWRKQKLLELEKAILF
- a CDS encoding cupin domain-containing protein, translating into MKKYKIQQSPFVVPTTDGKLIEEHWGNSTGNSNVSIAHMVAPPDWSEPHQTPEFDEFTYIISGKKQFEIDGEIVTLEKGQSILIEKGARIRYSNPFSEACEYLAICLPAFSMELVNREEEGVD
- a CDS encoding DUF2911 domain-containing protein, whose protein sequence is MKKLLAAVCISVSAFSFAQDYSVPAASPRQKVEQQFSMSKITIDYGRPGVKGRKIFGELVPYGQVWRAGANSSTKITFGQAVNFGGKTVPAGTYGLFIVPTEKEWKVILNKDFQQWGAYTYDPKQDVVDVTVPVNKLADKQEWFEITLNPTDENSGNLVIKWDMAQAEVPLKPSKLDTVIKISDKLKEIKKIESDSTKKS
- the trxB gene encoding thioredoxin-disulfide reductase, with product MEQNILDCVIVGSGPSGFTAAIYAARADLKPELYTGLEPGGQLTTTTEVDNFPGYPAGITGPEMMMDLQKQAERFETKVHYEMITKAEFSKERGGVHKLYAGNKEILAKTVIISTGATAKYLGLEDEKKYAGGGVSACATCDGFFYRGKDVVVVGAGDTAAEEATYLAKLCKKVTMLVRKDVFRASKAMIHRVENTPNIEVKFHHELIGIEGENSLVERAVIINNQTQEKSTVDVEGIFIAIGHKPNTDIFTGQVDLDENGYILTEKGSSRTNLPGVFAAGDVQDHIYRQAITAAGSGCMAAMDAEKYLAELH
- a CDS encoding isocitrate lyase/PEP mutase family protein, whose product is MISFKQLHYGEEPLLLGNVWNVESAGVYEKLGYKALATSSSAVALSLGYEDGEQISFEEYFYIIKRIKASVSIPLSVDLEAGYGLENDTIVSNILKLLEIGVSGINIEDTYVIEGERKLTEKNIFCERLKDIFIKLGENRDKIFINVRTDPFLLNMENALEETLERIKLFEELKADGVFVPGVISENDIRTIAASTGLPVNVMGLPDLPDFDTLKKLGVKRITSGAFVYRQIYKELEKTVQKITDERSFSTLFI
- a CDS encoding DinB family protein, whose product is MKFSTSELLDELKNRTQQHLHFAEMLSVKPEGDLNFRLSEDSWSALECLEHLNRYGDFYIPEIKHNINSAGKPSRPYFKPGILGNYFAKSMLPKEKLNPMKTLKQMNPIYSRLDKTVIDTFTEQQKKLLQLLEDAQYVDLEKTKTAISISKLIRLKLGDTFRFVIYHNERHIEQIKRILVHKKEEKISQKA
- the holA gene encoding DNA polymerase III subunit delta, coding for MKELDLILKNIKNKEVLPIYFFHGEEAYFIDLAVKALEHNFLEEDEKAFNQTVTYGKDTSYQEVLSLARQFPMMGDKQVIIVKEAQDLKFNEEENRILEAYVENPVPSTVLVFAHKHKKLDSRKKAAKALDKAKALFLSESVKDGNLPKWIADECTRLNIKTAPNISHLLAEYLGNDLSRIANELNKLKIILKENEVLDGTIIENHIGISKEYNIFELQKALGTKNANAAFKIAHFMGKNPKNNPFVMMLASLYNYFSNVIIYQTMAGQPQQTIASQMGVHPYFIKDYAESARLYPLKHATRVISILREFDMKGKGLGAVNMGEAELIKELVYKIINVDKIKMKV
- a CDS encoding VOC family protein, with product MKKVTAIGGIFFKCKDPEQVNDWYKTHLGVETSPYGTKFDWRETDSEKKGYTLWSPFKESTQYFEPSEKDFMINYHVANIEALVEELKKEGVTVLDEIATYEYGKFVHIMDPEGNKIELFEPAGE
- a CDS encoding HAD family hydrolase → MKIKNIIFDFGGVLMDWNPRYFFKDYFNDDDKMEYFLENIAQDEWNIEQDRGRSLSEGTEIQIKKFPEWEKEIRAYYDNWTVMLKSDIPQNVDVLRKLKNTDYQLFGLTNWSAETFPYALENYDFFQIFDGKIVVSGTEKLIKPDPAIWHILLERYHIQAGESVFIDDNPKNIEMARSLGFATIHVTLDTNLEQELTVLGVKM
- a CDS encoding GNAT family N-acetyltransferase, coding for MNFSVQTVLENEEYQLIPLQQGDFESLYEVASDPKVWEQHPNKDRYKREVFESFFRGAMESKGAFKIVEKATGDVLGSSRYYNFDEADHHIFIGYTFYGTKSWGKGINPQIKKLMLDYIFQFVDKVHFHIGKENFRSQTALERLGGIRIAEEEVAYFAEPTRTNFVYEIKKENWI
- a CDS encoding bifunctional transcriptional activator/DNA repair enzyme AdaA, whose amino-acid sequence is MKLTGKIMYEASYTKDVSFEGIFWMGVKTTGIFCRPTCTARKPKFENVEFFFSTKDAMLKGYRPCKVCRPLENLNATPQYIKELLKEIAEDPTLKFKDYDLVKRGLEPATVRRWFLKHHGLTFHAFQRMSKLNTAFKKLQQGASVTDVAFDTGYESLSGFNDSFKNIFGVSPKNNTMEKIIDLKRIETMLGTMIACADENGICLLEFSDRKALPTELKSIAEYCKANIIQGENPHFHTLEKQLSEYFEGKRTKFTVPLSLVGTAFQKEVWNILQEIPYGATRSYREQADILGNPKSVRAVANANGLNKISILIPCHRVVGSNGQLTGYGGGIWRKQKLLELEKAILF